TATCTATATCTGAGTAGTTCTCTATCAATCTCTAAGTGTGTCTAAATAGTAAGTCGTAAATTCGTACAAAGGTCGTAAGCAAATGATGGTAAAGGCCGGCCCAGAAAGAAGCTAAAACACGACACCCTTGTTTTGGGCATCTTTGCTGAGCTTGATGTCTTTAATCAGAAACATCCAGATCAGAGAAAGCGCCATAATAGCCGTTCCGGCAGTCAGCATCTTGGTTTGTGTTTCAGCATAAGCAAAGGCAATAGCATTTCGGACTGGTGAGCCTATGGGATAGCTAAGTTGAATGTCGAGAGACTCATAGATGGTTCGCCAGTCCGCCTTTGCAGACTCCGGAAGTAGGCGCTTCAACGCCCCGGGTAAAGTGTTTGTCCAAATTGCACCGGAGATGCTACTTCCCACGGCGCCTCCCATGGAGCCGAAGACGCCCAGAAACGCAAGGGCGGAAGCGATATTGTTGTGATCAGATGCGGCTGAAACTGCAACCTGCTGGCAGCTGATCATGGTGCTGCCACCGAATGCAATGAGCACCTGGCACATGATCAAATAACCCACAGACCAGCCGGGTTGACGGAAGTATATCATTAGGCTGACTCCAAGCATATATAATGGGACGGCCCAAAAAAGTAGCCACCGGAATCGAGATGTCTTTTTGATCAAGAAACCAACAGCCAGGAGCCACACCCCAGAAATCACGTTGAAGATACTGCTAATGTATCCCGCGGTTGAGATACTTGTCCCATAGACTACCTGCAGATATGATGTGTAGTATTCGTTCCAGCAGTAGAAGGCGATTTGATACGAGGCCCCTAGAAGACAAGCTCCAAGAACCGTTCGAGAGGCCAGCAACTCCCATGGGAGAAAGGGAACCGGGGCAACAAAACGTTCTGCCAAGACAAAGCCGACTAGACAGACGATGCCAGCAACAAGCATGGTAATAATATAGGGAGACCTCCACTCATTGACTGTAGACCCAGAAATGGTGAatggaaggaggaagagcaccAGACCAGTCGCCAGGAGAAAGACCCCCAGAACTGATAAAAGAAATCAGTAGATGCATAAAGATGAAGCGGTATCGTCACTCACGGTCTAGCTCTATAGCATAAAAGGCAATGTTCTGTATGAATGTCCGGCCGTTGTGTTCTTTTTTGGGCAGAAGACCCTGGCGCTTCGCTTTATAACGATTGTACTGAAGTAGACCAAACATCGGAAAGGCGACGATGGGAAGGATAATGGCAAAACTGCCGTACGCCCACCGCCAATTGTAAGCATAGAAGCGCTCTGAGGCAGCCGAGCCTGCAAATGCGGTGATGATATAAGGCGACGAAGTGAATGCATACGCAAGGCCTCGATCCCGGAGCGATGACGTATCAGCTGTGATCACATCGATACTGAAGATAACACCAGCAAAGCCTATGGTGTAGAACATCTGCGATGGTAAGCTTCTTGTCGCATATCTTATGCACAGGTAAACCTACTTGTGATATGCAATAGGTTGTGATACCCGTACATGTCGCTGACAAGACCAAACCAAGTGTCGCAAACACCACCATTATCAAGAAGCCAATGGAGCGATCCCAAACGTTCAATATTTTTGCGAGAGGCATATAAGTCGCGGAGGACATGACGCTGGACACGATGTAGATGACGGGGATTAAGGAATGCGATTCGAAGCCACTGGTGACGAAGGCCGAGAGATTGCTGGTAATTGAGGATTGAAAAGCGTTCACAAAGTACAAGAGAAACATCCTGTTGTCCAATCGCGGTCAGTTATTGCTTTTAACCGGGAGCCCATCGCATAGAATACTCACAGGACGTAGGCCGCTACTAAAGATTTCTTCGACCAGGCCAAGGTGATGGCCTCAGCTTGCTTCACCCCATCCTGAGCGGTGTCTGAAGATTCTGTGGGGGCATGCTGTCCTGGGATCGGGAATAAATTGGCCCCTAGCAAGGGGGTGTCTTCACTGTCTGAAGACTGCGATCTCTGTAACGCCGACATCGTGGCATTGGCTGTAATCTCACCGTTGTTCAAAGAGACAGCAGGTTTCCTTTGCCGGGGTTTGTAAGCTGGCGACTTTGCGACAAAGGTGACAGTGAAGGAATGCCGGAAAGCGCGGGGCCCTGTCCATTATCGCGCACCAAGAAGCGATGGAGCTGCGCGGAGGAAAATTGGGAGAAAATCGGAGGATTGAACGGTTCAGGCTTTACGTATGGTTCTGTAATCGGTATAtattactccgtacatcaGATTAGATATTACCGTTTATGACCAAGCGGAAACAATACGGACCCACGTACCATATATTTCAACTAGTATTGTGAAACAGATCCCACGGACTCGGAATTGAGTGTTGATTTTGGTATCCATCAGAGCTTCTTCGTCCAAAGATTCAACGGCGTTCTGGCTCCATCGCGATGTCGGCACGTCGCTTAGCCCTCTCAGGCTCTCAGCCCATCTTGGGTCCTTCCATCCACTGGCTAGAGATTGATAGTGAGTTGTGACCCACTTACGTAACCATGGCTTTCCTCTGCCCATCCCATGCTTTACTGACATGCATTCTGCACTCTAGGCCCTACTCCGTACACTCTACTAGTATTACCTGTCTGCGCATGATCAGCGTGGCTCTCCAAACGTCCTAAACACCGGTGGGGATTCCATCAGATAGGAGAGGGCGGGccacttttttttccctccgTGGAACCGGCATCTTTGTAGGGCAATGTCGCCGCCGGCCGACGACATGGTCCTTGATAAATTGAGCGATTCCCAGCTGGTGCACTCGGCGACTGCGCCAAGATCACACTGCAGATTTTTGAACACAGGATGAAGATTGTTCAGAATCTAGCGGGCTTCCCTCgcttgctgctggctggcAATCCTTCGAAAGTCGACCTGGGCATGTTGTTGGTCGCGATCGCGAGTGCAATAGCATCGGGTGTCCCATTTCCGATGATTGGTATCGTGTTCGGCCAGCTTCTCGACGATTTTAACTCGGCGACATGTAGTAATGAATCCGATACGTCCGgctccgattccgattccGATTACCAAGGAGGCATCGACGACAAGATCCTGCTCATTGTCTACCTGGCAATTGCCCAATTCGTTTTAATCTACATTCACCTTACATTTTGGACGCTGAACGGCGCTCGACTGGCGCAGCGACTGCGAGAAAACTACCTGCAGAACCTACTTCGCCAAGAGCCGTCATACTTCGATGACCTTCCACCGGGAGAGGTAGCCTCGCGACTGAATAACGACATCCAAACAATCCGCTCGGGTACTTCAGAGAAGGTAGGAATATGCCTTGCAagcttttccttttttgcCACTGCGTACATTGTTGCGTTCATCAAAGATACCAAGCTTGCGGGAATGCTTGTTTCGTTGATTCCAGCCTATTTCTTGATGTCATTTGTGGGAAGCCACTATATCGAAAAGTATTCTGGTGTTATGTCAAATTAtgctgcctctgctgcttctATTGCTTCTGAAGCGCTTTCAAATTTCGTCGTTGTACAGGCCTTTGGGGCAAACGACCGCTTGGAGGAGAAATTCTCCAAAGCTCTCAAGTCTTCAGAACAtgaggggttgaagaaggctACGGCGGTTGGCATACAATCCGGAGTTCTGTATTTCATTGCTTATGGTGCAAACGGGTTGGCATTTTGGGAAGGAAGCAGACAGATTGCTCGTTCCATTAGCGGTGATGGATCCAGTGGAATCACTGTTGGTGCTACATTCACGGTCATCTTTATCTTGGTCGAAGGTTAGTAACCCTG
This region of Aspergillus puulaauensis MK2 DNA, chromosome 5, nearly complete sequence genomic DNA includes:
- a CDS encoding uncharacterized protein (COG:G;~EggNog:ENOG410QE3G;~InterPro:IPR020846,IPR011701,IPR036259;~PFAM:PF07690;~SMCOG1005:Drug resistance transporter, EmrB/QacA;~TransMembrane:14 (i57-74o94-113i125-147o153-170i182-200o212-234i255-287o299-317i329-352o372-395i404-422o428-454i466-489o543-561i);~antiSMASH:Cluster_5.8;~go_function: GO:0022857 - transmembrane transporter activity [Evidence IEA];~go_process: GO:0055085 - transmembrane transport [Evidence IEA]), producing MSALQRSQSSDSEDTPLLGANLFPIPGQHAPTESSDTAQDGVKQAEAITLAWSKKSLVAAYVLMFLLYFVNAFQSSITSNLSAFVTSGFESHSLIPVIYIVSSVMSSATYMPLAKILNVWDRSIGFLIMVVFATLGLVLSATCTGITTYCISQMFYTIGFAGVIFSIDVITADTSSLRDRGLAYAFTSSPYIITAFAGSAASERFYAYNWRWAYGSFAIILPIVAFPMFGLLQYNRYKAKRQGLLPKKEHNGRTFIQNIAFYAIELDLLGVFLLATGLVLFLLPFTISGSTVNEWRSPYIITMLVAGIVCLVGFVLAERFVAPVPFLPWELLASRTVLGACLLGASYQIAFYCWNEYYTSYLQVVYGTSISTAGYISSIFNVISGVWLLAVGFLIKKTSRFRWLLFWAVPLYMLGVSLMIYFRQPGWSVGYLIMCQVLIAFGGSTMISCQQVAVSAASDHNNIASALAFLGVFGSMGGAVGSSISGAIWTNTLPGALKRLLPESAKADWRTIYESLDIQLSYPIGSPVRNAIAFAYAETQTKMLTAGTAIMALSLIWMFLIKDIKLSKDAQNKGVVF